From Magnetococcales bacterium, the proteins below share one genomic window:
- a CDS encoding DUF790 family protein, with product MLTRDLLRFTVRQGRIYPRFIDVENQMLLNLATELTGIYRDNLGQGLEDLTELTQPVINAQRTPLVAKGLNKLLLDRCQFREADAEIAAARVAILARATTLLRQPDMGDLEQYRRLVTEPYGPDPDQVAARLYADLPIRQPLEGFDAPTAEDLLQRYNLAQAQGLLFFSQAMTVTLRESRIVPLRRFFQYLRFFRLLFRIRQTGQASYQLHLDGPLSLFQGNRKYGLQLALALPAFCDLQSWTLEAEVRMQGRPPQQFILDEKSALRSHYARLAGYQPREFQVFGQQFQEQAPPGWQMASAAEILHREGQEVWIPDWTFLTPHGDPVHVELFHRWHAALLEQRLESLEKASDSLPLVLGVDRALYRDPERKKRLESSAWFEAHGFLFNEFPPVERVLKCLQSHCKKNE from the coding sequence ATGCTGACCCGCGACCTGTTGCGTTTTACGGTCCGGCAGGGTCGGATCTATCCGCGTTTCATCGATGTGGAGAACCAGATGTTGTTGAATCTGGCCACAGAGTTGACCGGAATTTACCGGGACAACCTGGGCCAGGGGCTGGAAGATCTCACCGAACTGACCCAACCGGTCATCAATGCCCAACGCACGCCCCTGGTTGCCAAGGGGTTGAATAAACTTTTATTGGATCGTTGTCAATTTCGCGAGGCGGATGCCGAAATTGCCGCAGCAAGGGTGGCCATTCTGGCACGGGCCACCACACTGTTGCGCCAACCGGATATGGGGGATCTGGAACAATACCGGCGTCTGGTGACCGAACCTTATGGTCCGGACCCGGATCAGGTGGCCGCCCGTCTGTATGCAGACCTGCCGATTCGCCAGCCCCTGGAGGGTTTTGACGCCCCCACGGCAGAAGACCTGTTGCAGCGGTACAACCTGGCGCAGGCACAGGGATTGTTGTTTTTTTCCCAGGCCATGACCGTGACCTTGCGGGAGAGTCGCATTGTGCCTCTGCGACGGTTTTTCCAATATTTACGGTTTTTCCGGTTGCTTTTTCGGATTCGGCAAACAGGCCAGGCCAGTTATCAATTGCATCTCGATGGACCCCTCTCCCTGTTCCAGGGCAACCGGAAATACGGGTTGCAACTGGCCCTGGCCTTGCCGGCCTTTTGCGATTTGCAATCGTGGACCCTGGAGGCCGAGGTGCGCATGCAGGGTCGGCCACCTCAGCAGTTCATCCTGGATGAAAAATCCGCCCTGCGTTCGCATTATGCCCGGCTGGCCGGGTATCAGCCGCGTGAGTTTCAGGTATTTGGTCAGCAGTTTCAGGAACAGGCCCCGCCGGGTTGGCAGATGGCATCCGCAGCGGAAATTTTGCATCGGGAGGGACAGGAGGTTTGGATTCCTGATTGGACCTTCCTGACACCCCATGGTGATCCGGTGCATGTGGAATTGTTCCACCGTTGGCATGCCGCCTTGTTGGAACAGCGTCTGGAGAGTCTGGAAAAAGCTTCCGATTCGCTGCCCCTGGTTCTGGGGGTGGATCGTGCCTTGTATCGGGATCCGGAAAGAAAAAAACGCCTGGAGAGTTCAGCCTGGTTTGAGGCGCATGGCTTTCTCTTCAATGAATTCCCGCCCGTGGAACGGGTCTTGAAATGTCTGCAAAGCCATTGCAAAAAAAATGAATGA
- a CDS encoding DEAD/DEAH box helicase family protein, producing the protein MIQIAFDLGTLKIVATPTEAALVATYVEWDERVGCYRAEGRHYGPIVLTLHRAKIPYQDLARGFEQRDFRTRDEHQPRPHQSESLRTWLAAGKKGVVVLPTGAGKTLVARLAIEQVQRDTLILVPTIDLMHQWYEQLHRAFATEIGLWGGGDHVQHPMTVSTYESALIHLERLGNRFGFLICDECHHLPAPSTRQVAIMSIAPFRLGLTATPERTDGHEADLYDLLGAVCHRSEITELEGKYLAPYRLERVPVILDPDERQAYDAAYGQYRRFAQENGLRVSTPEGWTRFIQVCARSREGREAFAAYRMQKRLARASRAKLRTVWHLLRQHRGEQALLFTDDNATAYTIGETFFLPVITHKTRVSERKHFLDLFRAGEVDCLVTSRVLNEGVDVPNVAVGIIVSGTGSVREHVQRLGRILRPREGKQAILYELVSEDTAETFTSERRRQHLAYQKSPGGATC; encoded by the coding sequence ATGATACAGATTGCCTTTGACCTGGGTACCCTGAAAATTGTTGCCACACCGACCGAAGCGGCCCTGGTGGCCACCTATGTAGAATGGGATGAGCGGGTTGGCTGTTATCGGGCCGAAGGACGCCATTATGGACCCATTGTTCTGACCTTGCACCGGGCAAAAATTCCCTATCAGGACCTGGCCAGGGGGTTTGAGCAACGGGACTTTCGGACCCGGGATGAACACCAGCCACGCCCCCATCAGAGCGAAAGTTTGCGTACCTGGCTGGCAGCGGGCAAAAAAGGGGTGGTCGTCCTTCCCACCGGGGCCGGCAAGACCCTGGTGGCACGTCTGGCCATCGAACAGGTGCAACGGGACACCCTGATCCTGGTCCCCACCATCGACCTCATGCACCAGTGGTACGAACAGTTGCACCGTGCCTTTGCCACGGAAATTGGACTCTGGGGGGGAGGCGATCATGTCCAGCACCCCATGACCGTCAGCACGTATGAATCCGCCTTGATTCATCTGGAGCGGTTGGGCAACCGGTTTGGATTCCTGATTTGTGATGAGTGTCACCACCTGCCGGCTCCATCCACCCGCCAGGTGGCCATCATGAGCATTGCCCCGTTCCGGCTGGGGCTGACCGCCACCCCGGAACGCACCGATGGTCACGAAGCGGATTTGTATGATCTGTTGGGAGCCGTGTGTCATCGCAGTGAAATCACCGAACTTGAAGGCAAATATCTGGCACCCTACCGGCTGGAGCGGGTGCCGGTGATCCTGGATCCGGACGAGCGGCAGGCCTACGATGCGGCCTATGGTCAATATCGACGATTTGCCCAGGAGAATGGGTTGCGGGTGAGTACGCCCGAGGGGTGGACACGCTTCATTCAGGTTTGTGCCCGGTCGCGGGAAGGCAGGGAGGCGTTTGCCGCGTATCGCATGCAAAAGCGTCTGGCACGGGCATCGCGGGCCAAGTTGCGGACGGTCTGGCATCTGTTGCGCCAGCATCGGGGAGAACAGGCGTTGCTCTTCACCGACGACAATGCCACGGCCTATACCATCGGCGAAACCTTCTTTCTCCCGGTCATCACCCACAAAACCCGGGTTTCGGAACGCAAACATTTTCTGGATTTGTTCCGGGCCGGGGAGGTGGATTGCCTGGTGACCTCCCGGGTTCTCAACGAGGGGGTGGATGTGCCCAATGTGGCCGTGGGGATCATTGTTTCCGGCACCGGGTCGGTGCGTGAACACGTCCAGCGACTGGGACGGATTTTGCGGCCCAGGGAGGGAAAGCAGGCCATTCTCTATGAACTCGTTTCCGAGGATACGGCAGAAACCTTCACCAGTGAGCGGCGACGGCAGCATCTGGCCTACCAGAAGTCGCCTGGCGGGGCGACATGCTGA
- a CDS encoding DUF4160 domain-containing protein, whose product MTTIAQLGNIKISVYADDHPPPHFHVTSPDADAIVRIRDMVVMGCDGLHADIKVAMKWAKHHREKILLTWIYMNG is encoded by the coding sequence ATGACAACAATTGCCCAACTCGGAAACATAAAAATCAGTGTTTACGCTGATGACCATCCTCCACCACATTTTCATGTAACATCCCCCGATGCAGACGCAATCGTGCGCATCAGGGACATGGTTGTCATGGGATGTGACGGATTGCATGCAGACATCAAGGTTGCCATGAAATGGGCCAAACATCATCGGGAAAAGATTCTGTTGACCTGGATCTACATGAATGGATAG
- a CDS encoding DUF2442 domain-containing protein, which translates to MNMQRIASVRAIPGTLSLVVTWQNGTKNLVDMTSVIRRSAPLQHLADTTKFAEVAVIDWGCAIGWHGDLGYGADTLLEHIHQQTTNHPQTMHAAV; encoded by the coding sequence ATGAACATGCAACGTATCGCATCCGTTCGCGCCATCCCGGGAACGCTTTCCCTGGTCGTGACCTGGCAGAATGGTACGAAAAACCTGGTTGACATGACATCTGTCATTCGACGCTCCGCACCACTCCAGCACCTGGCAGACACAACAAAATTTGCCGAAGTTGCCGTGATCGACTGGGGTTGTGCCATTGGTTGGCACGGCGACCTGGGATATGGTGCGGATACCCTTCTTGAACACATCCACCAACAAACGACGAATCACCCACAAACCATGCATGCAGCCGTATGA
- a CDS encoding NUDIX domain-containing protein, which produces MKVNILETRDAYRGYFHLQQVRLQYERFDGSMSREIILEAIRRMDAVAVLLYDPWADVVAMVTQFRLGPYFNETRGWSLEVVAGLMDTGDADPETAARRETREETGITVHALHPIIRYYLAPNSSTEAIHLYLGVFDSRIPPEGGGGLEEENENIRLLMVPYESLQKRLQDGEINNATSIIAVQWLHMHRDRLREQIDSGPVGS; this is translated from the coding sequence ATGAAAGTCAATATACTCGAAACCCGGGATGCCTATCGCGGATATTTTCACCTGCAACAGGTCCGTTTGCAGTATGAGCGCTTCGACGGTTCCATGAGCCGTGAAATCATTCTGGAGGCCATACGCCGCATGGACGCGGTGGCGGTGCTGCTTTATGACCCATGGGCGGATGTGGTGGCCATGGTCACGCAGTTTCGCCTGGGACCCTACTTCAACGAAACCAGGGGGTGGAGCCTGGAAGTGGTGGCTGGCCTGATGGATACCGGCGATGCCGACCCGGAAACCGCTGCCCGGCGCGAAACCCGGGAAGAGACGGGGATCACCGTGCATGCCTTGCACCCCATCATCCGTTATTATCTGGCTCCCAACAGCAGTACCGAAGCCATCCATCTGTATCTGGGCGTATTTGACAGTCGCATTCCCCCCGAAGGCGGCGGTGGTCTGGAAGAAGAAAACGAGAATATACGTCTCCTGATGGTTCCGTATGAAAGTTTGCAAAAACGGCTCCAGGATGGGGAGATCAACAATGCCACCTCCATCATTGCCGTCCAGTGGCTGCACATGCATCGGGATCGGTTGCGGGAACAGATTGATTCTGGACCGGTTGGGTCATGA
- a CDS encoding response regulator: protein VPESTSVVSEATPLAPEPKAAPIVTGGSTLRILLVDDAEDNRLLVQTYLKKTPHELILAIHGEEAVQLIMENTFDLVFMDVQMPVMDGYSATRLIRQWEAETRKPRLPIVTLTAHALEGEVERSRAAGCDAFLIKPISKKKLLEVIRQFAESRS from the coding sequence TGGTTCCTGAATCCACATCGGTAGTTTCCGAAGCCACTCCTCTGGCCCCCGAACCCAAGGCTGCCCCGATTGTCACCGGTGGTTCCACCTTGCGCATTCTGCTGGTGGACGATGCGGAAGACAATCGCTTGTTGGTCCAGACCTACCTGAAAAAAACGCCTCATGAATTGATCCTGGCCATTCACGGTGAGGAGGCTGTGCAGCTCATCATGGAGAATACCTTTGACCTGGTATTCATGGATGTACAAATGCCGGTCATGGATGGTTATTCGGCCACCCGGTTGATTCGTCAATGGGAGGCGGAGACCCGGAAACCGCGGTTGCCCATCGTGACCCTGACTGCCCATGCCCTGGAGGGAGAGGTGGAACGCAGCCGCGCAGCCGGTTGTGATGCCTTCCTGATCAAACCGATCAGCAAGAAAAAATTGCTGGAGGTGATCCGCCAGTTTGCGGAAAGTCGATCATGA
- a CDS encoding DUF3365 domain-containing protein, whose product MKLQNRLLIIIFSVMLASFTVLELLSLQRMQRHAEQDVFHLAEQIRGILMATRRYYHQLFLNSELPLTENTLGLLPAYALGKISRDFPNWSGSGLTFNNVSDRPRNPDNAADPVQMEAIRFFRNQPQKEVYFQPFRTADGRPFYHYARPIHVERYCLKCHGRKEDAHPTIQALFKDAFDYREGDLRGILSIKIPATDLSHTIRQEFMYGLVLHGISFLVLFAAIGFVIRRHVTRPLSTIQMIMSDISADRTDFVSNNPAGRMDLVSNNLVGDFAFIGHAFNTMTREITDRQHSLQQSNNFLEKLFNTTHLSIAFLDRDFNFIRVNRSYAEACARDAEFFPGKNHFSLYPHAENETIFRQVVKTGEPFTIIGKPFKFPDHPEWGTTYWDWTLYPVKDAQNMVEWLIFVLRDVTASKEAEMAMIQAREQAEQAREQAEKAREQAEKAREQAEKANLTKSEFLATMSHEIRTPMNVVIGMSDMLLESDLHPEQKEYVTKLQSAGHTLLDLINQILDLSRIESGRMEIVQEPVNLRLLLQEMTDLLGSMAANKGIHLEHDVAENVPEWIVIDRLRVRQVLFNLLGNAIKFTGQGKVVLQTTVDQAGLLSIAVHDTGIGIDKEHQQYIFEAFSQVDSSVTRRYGGTGLGLAICARLVALLKGRIRVESKPGVGSTFHVTLPLHPVEPPGPTTLTPGSTPPIFDPALMTGESVAGRAESTAVVPESTAVVPESTAVVPESTAV is encoded by the coding sequence ATGAAACTGCAAAATCGCCTGTTGATCATCATTTTTTCTGTCATGCTGGCATCCTTTACCGTCCTTGAGCTGTTGTCCCTGCAACGGATGCAACGACATGCCGAACAAGACGTGTTTCATCTTGCCGAGCAGATCCGTGGTATTCTCATGGCCACCCGGCGCTATTATCACCAATTATTTCTCAACAGCGAACTGCCCTTGACCGAAAACACGCTGGGCTTGTTGCCGGCCTATGCATTGGGAAAGATTTCCCGGGATTTTCCCAATTGGAGTGGTTCCGGTCTGACGTTCAACAATGTCTCGGATCGTCCGCGCAACCCTGACAATGCAGCGGACCCGGTCCAGATGGAAGCGATTCGCTTTTTCCGCAACCAACCCCAAAAAGAGGTGTATTTCCAGCCTTTCAGGACCGCCGACGGCAGGCCGTTCTATCACTATGCCCGGCCCATTCATGTCGAGCGCTATTGCCTGAAATGCCACGGTCGAAAAGAGGATGCCCATCCCACCATCCAGGCTCTCTTCAAGGATGCCTTTGACTACAGGGAAGGCGATCTGCGGGGCATCCTGAGTATCAAAATTCCCGCGACTGACCTGTCACATACAATCCGTCAGGAGTTCATGTACGGCCTTGTCTTGCACGGAATCTCCTTTCTGGTCCTTTTTGCTGCAATTGGTTTTGTCATTCGTCGCCATGTCACCCGCCCCCTCTCCACCATTCAAATGATCATGTCTGACATTTCCGCTGACAGAACGGATTTTGTCAGCAATAATCCCGCCGGCAGAATGGATCTCGTCAGCAACAATCTGGTCGGCGATTTTGCTTTTATTGGTCATGCTTTCAACACCATGACCCGGGAGATTACCGACCGGCAGCACTCCCTGCAACAATCCAACAATTTTTTGGAAAAATTGTTCAACACGACCCACCTCTCCATCGCCTTTCTGGATCGGGATTTCAATTTTATCCGGGTCAATCGTTCCTATGCCGAGGCCTGTGCCAGGGATGCGGAGTTCTTTCCAGGCAAAAACCATTTTTCGCTCTATCCGCATGCCGAAAATGAGACCATCTTCCGGCAGGTGGTCAAGACCGGGGAGCCTTTCACGATCATCGGCAAACCATTCAAATTTCCGGACCACCCGGAATGGGGTACCACCTATTGGGATTGGACGTTGTATCCGGTCAAGGATGCACAGAACATGGTGGAGTGGTTGATCTTCGTCTTGAGGGATGTCACCGCCAGCAAGGAAGCCGAAATGGCCATGATCCAGGCCAGAGAACAAGCCGAACAGGCCAGGGAACAGGCCGAAAAAGCCAGGGAACAGGCCGAAAAAGCCAGGGAACAGGCCGAAAAAGCCAACCTGACCAAAAGCGAATTCCTGGCCACCATGAGTCATGAGATCCGGACTCCCATGAACGTGGTCATCGGCATGAGCGACATGTTGCTCGAATCCGATCTGCATCCAGAGCAGAAGGAATATGTGACCAAATTGCAGAGTGCAGGTCATACCCTGCTGGATTTGATCAACCAGATTCTGGACCTGTCCCGGATCGAGTCCGGGCGGATGGAAATTGTCCAGGAGCCGGTCAATCTTCGTCTGCTCCTGCAAGAAATGACCGATTTATTGGGATCCATGGCTGCCAACAAGGGAATTCACCTTGAACATGACGTGGCCGAAAACGTTCCAGAATGGATTGTCATCGACCGGCTCCGGGTGCGGCAGGTGTTGTTCAATCTGTTGGGTAATGCCATCAAGTTTACCGGACAGGGGAAAGTCGTTTTGCAAACCACAGTGGATCAGGCCGGATTGTTGTCCATCGCGGTGCATGACACGGGCATCGGTATTGATAAGGAACATCAGCAATACATATTCGAGGCCTTTTCCCAGGTGGATTCCAGTGTGACCCGTCGTTATGGGGGTACCGGTCTGGGTTTGGCCATTTGTGCGCGTCTGGTGGCATTGTTGAAGGGGCGAATCCGGGTCGAAAGCAAGCCGGGAGTGGGCAGCACCTTCCATGTAACCTTGCCACTGCACCCTGTCGAGCCTCCCGGACCCACCACCTTGACTCCTGGATCCACCCCCCCGATTTTCGACCCTGCACTCATGACTGGCGAATCCGTAGCGGGAAGAGCCGAATCCACGGCAGTGGTTCCTGAATCCACGGCAGTGGTTCCTGAATCCACGGCAGTGGTTCCTGAATCCACGGCAGT
- the nusA gene encoding transcription termination/antitermination protein NusA: MAGEIMQVVEQVAREKGIDRQIVIDAMETAILTASRKKYGANKNIQARFDNRSGEFVLNQLREVVEPTLQVDDPDLRISLEDARRLNPGAKPGDFIAEALPTIEFGRIAAQTAKQVIVQKVREAERERIFQEYVDRKGQLVNGLVKRVERNNIYVDLGRTSAFLPHEEQLPREHYRPGDRIRAYIFDVRDATRGPQVILSRTHPEMVTRLFEMEVPEIYDGLVEIRAVARDPGYRSKIAVRSNDAHVDPVGACVGMRGSRVQGVVTELQGERIDIIEWNADPAVFVCNALAPAEVSKVVMDEEEKSIKVVVNEDQLSLAIGRRGQNVRLASDLTGWRIDIITEQEELNSRTEEFHELAKGFMATLDIDEEIASALIQEGFTTSEEVAYIPLEELASIEGFDEEIAKELRNRARDQLLQQALKTEERKVELEIDPRLSKLEAMPEGMIVPLAEKGIRDLDALADLSTDEFMELVVNTTMTQNDIEALILEARRVAGWFDESEKPKEKTRKTGGKKTG; this comes from the coding sequence ATGGCAGGGGAAATCATGCAGGTTGTGGAGCAGGTTGCCCGGGAAAAAGGGATCGACCGGCAAATCGTCATCGACGCAATGGAAACAGCCATATTGACCGCCTCGCGGAAAAAATATGGTGCCAACAAGAATATCCAGGCACGATTCGACAACAGGTCCGGTGAGTTTGTCCTGAACCAGTTGCGGGAAGTGGTGGAACCCACCCTCCAGGTGGACGACCCGGATCTGCGCATTTCGCTGGAAGATGCCCGGAGACTGAATCCCGGTGCCAAACCAGGCGATTTTATCGCCGAGGCTCTGCCCACCATCGAATTTGGCCGCATCGCCGCCCAGACAGCCAAACAGGTGATCGTCCAGAAGGTGCGCGAAGCCGAACGCGAACGCATCTTCCAGGAATATGTGGATCGCAAAGGCCAACTGGTCAACGGCCTGGTCAAACGGGTGGAGCGCAACAATATCTACGTGGACCTCGGTCGCACATCCGCCTTCCTGCCCCACGAAGAACAATTGCCTCGGGAACACTATCGCCCGGGAGACCGGATCCGGGCCTACATCTTCGATGTCCGGGACGCCACACGCGGACCGCAGGTGATCCTCTCCCGTACCCACCCGGAAATGGTGACCCGGTTGTTTGAAATGGAAGTGCCGGAAATCTACGATGGACTCGTGGAAATTCGCGCCGTGGCACGCGATCCGGGCTACCGCAGCAAAATTGCCGTCCGCTCCAACGATGCCCATGTGGACCCGGTCGGAGCCTGCGTGGGCATGCGGGGCTCCCGTGTCCAGGGCGTGGTCACGGAGCTGCAAGGCGAACGCATCGACATCATCGAATGGAATGCCGATCCCGCCGTCTTCGTCTGCAATGCCCTGGCCCCGGCTGAAGTGTCCAAAGTGGTCATGGACGAAGAAGAAAAAAGCATCAAGGTGGTGGTCAACGAGGATCAACTCTCCCTCGCCATCGGTCGTCGCGGACAAAACGTTCGCCTCGCCTCGGACCTGACCGGCTGGCGCATCGACATCATCACCGAACAGGAAGAACTCAACAGCCGCACCGAAGAGTTCCATGAACTGGCCAAAGGGTTCATGGCCACCCTGGATATCGATGAAGAGATCGCCAGCGCCCTGATCCAGGAAGGCTTCACCACCAGCGAGGAAGTGGCTTACATTCCCCTGGAAGAGCTGGCCAGCATCGAAGGCTTCGATGAGGAAATCGCCAAAGAACTGCGCAATCGCGCCCGGGACCAACTGTTGCAACAGGCACTGAAGACCGAGGAACGCAAAGTGGAATTGGAAATTGATCCAAGATTGTCCAAACTGGAGGCCATGCCCGAAGGCATGATCGTTCCACTGGCGGAAAAAGGTATACGTGACCTGGATGCCCTGGCAGACTTGAGTACCGACGAGTTCATGGAGCTGGTCGTCAATACCACCATGACCCAAAATGATATCGAGGCGTTGATCCTCGAAGCACGGCGCGTGGCAGGATGGTTTGATGAAAGTGAAAAACCGAAAGAAAAAACAAGGAAAACAGGAGGAAAAAAGACCGGATGA
- a CDS encoding DUF448 domain-containing protein codes for MKVKNRKKKQGKQEEKRPDEQPENIPFRTCLISRITFPRNHLLRFVVDPAGQLVEDLPGNRPGRGVYIQPTRQHVIKLVRRQGQLQRLSRHPLILPDPEVLQERISQALTRRLIDGIGLARRGKMLSIDKPLELPSQEQMGAACGQITAPLLALPEGKMARRVRADVLRWQTFFSS; via the coding sequence ATGAAAGTGAAAAACCGAAAGAAAAAACAAGGAAAACAGGAGGAAAAAAGACCGGATGAGCAACCGGAAAATATCCCCTTCCGCACCTGTCTGATCAGCCGGATAACATTCCCACGCAATCATCTGCTTCGATTTGTCGTGGACCCAGCCGGACAGTTGGTGGAAGATCTGCCAGGAAATCGGCCAGGACGCGGTGTCTATATCCAACCAACCCGGCAGCATGTTATAAAGCTTGTCCGACGCCAGGGGCAGTTGCAACGGTTGAGCCGCCATCCCCTGATCCTGCCGGATCCCGAAGTGCTGCAAGAACGTATCTCCCAGGCACTGACCCGCAGGTTGATCGATGGCATCGGACTGGCCCGGCGTGGTAAAATGCTTTCCATCGACAAACCCCTGGAACTGCCCAGCCAGGAACAGATGGGCGCAGCCTGTGGCCAAATAACAGCACCCCTACTGGCACTCCCGGAAGGAAAAATGGCACGACGAGTCCGGGCCGATGTCCTGCGATGGCAAACGTTTTTCTCGTCGTGA